CCGAAGAACGATCCGACCGGGACGTCCAGGTCGATGTGATCGACGGCGACGCGCGGCCCGAATGCCTTGGTCAGCCCGCGCAGCACCAGGGCCTGGCCGCGGGTGGCGGCCGCCAGCTCCTGGGCCCCCGGATAGGCCGGGAGCGCCCCCGGCGTCAACGGCGGTTGTGGTGTCAATGTCGTCGCAGGCGGCCATGATTCGTCACCGACGGTGTTCGGATTCCCCATGCCGTCCACCCTGCCACAGGCCCGCGACAGTTCCGGCTGCGCCGCCGGCGGCCAGGCGCGCAGAATCGTTCAGAACCGCCGGCTCAGCCACCCGATCAGGGCGTCGGCGAAACCGACCGCATCCTCGGCCGGGGTCAGGTGCCCGGAACCGGCCAGTTCGACCAGTTCGGCCTCCGGCGCGGTCGCCGCCAGCTGCCGGGCCACCTCCGGCGGGGTGACCGCGTCCTGGTCGCCGACCACGACCAGCACGGGAACGGTGATCACGGCCAGGGCCGCGGTCGAGTCCGGCCGGGCGGCCATGGCCCGCTGGCCCCAGGCGATGGTGGCCGCCGGCACCGCCCCGGCGATCGCCGCCAGTTGCACCCGGATCAGGTCGGAGGTGCCCGCGGCCACCAGCGGCGCGATCGCGTCCGGCCCGGCGGCGATCTCGCCCCGGTCGGCGCGCTCGGCGGCCGTGCGGCGGCGTTGCCGGGCGGCGTCGTCGTCGGCCCCGCTGCGGGTGTCGGCCAGCACCAGCCCGGCGATCCGATCGGGATGCCGCCGCAGCAGGTTCAACGCGATGTACCCACCCATGGACACGCCCCCGACGATCGCCCGGTCGATGCCGGCCGCGTCCAGCTCGGCCAGCACGTCATCGGCGAGGACGGTGAGATCGGGGGCGGCCGCGCCGAGCGGGGGGCCGGCGCCGAAGCCACGCAGATCGGGCGTCAGCAGGCGGGTACGGGCGGCCACCGCCGGCCGGATTGCGTCGAACATCCGGGAGTCGAGCGGGAAGGCGTGCAACAACACCACCGGCGGGGTCACGCCCCCGATCATGCCAGGGTCGGCACCAGCACGGTCAGCAACGCCCAGGTCACCACGGCGGAGGGCAGCAGCGAATCCATCCGGTCCATCAGGCCGCCGTGCCCGGGTAGCAGGGTGCCCATGTCCTTGACCCCGAGGTCCCGCTTGATCAGCGACTCGGTCAGGTCGCCGACGGTGGCGGTGACGGCGATGGCGACGCCGAGCAGCAGCCCGACCCACCAGTGCCCACCCAGCAGCAGCCAGACGCACAGCGCACCGGCCAGCATGCAGGCGGCCAGCGACCCGCCGAAGCCCTCCCAAGACTTCTTGGGCGAGATGGTCGGCGCCATCGGGTGTTTACCGGCCAGCACGCCGGCGGCGTAGCCGCCGACATCATTGGCCACCACCAGGATCAGGAAGGTCAGGATGCGCTGGGCGCCGTCGGCGGGCACCAGCATCAGGGTGGCGAAGCCGGCGAACAGGCCGATGTAGACGGTGACGAACACCGACGCCGACAGGTCGGCCAGATAGCCATCGGCGCCCAGCCGGAACCGCCACACCATGCACAGCAGGGTGGTGGCGGCGATCCCGATGCCCAGGGCGGCCGGACCGTAAGGCCAGGCCAGGGCCATCGTGGCCACCGACCCGGCGGCCACCGGGATCCAGCTGATCCGCAGACCGCGGGCCCGCAACAAGGTGCCCTGCAGCTCCCACACCGACACCGCGACCGCCGCGGCGATCACGATCAGGAAGGTGATCCGGTAGGTCAGCAGCGACAGCAGGGCGATGCCGCCCAGACCGACACCCACGCCGATCGCCATCGGCAGGTTGCGGCCGGCGCGCGATCCACTCTGGGCTGCCATCAGACTTCGAGCAGCTCGGCTTCCTTGTGCTTGACCATCTCATCCACCTGGCTGGTGTAGCGGTCGGTGATCTGCTGCAGTTCCTTCTCGGCGCGGGTGACGTCGTCCTCGCCGACCTCGCCGTCCTTGACCAGCTTGTCCAGCACCTGCGTGCACTTGCGCCGGATGTTGCGGATCGAGACCTTGGCGTCCTCGCCCTTGGACCGGGCGGTCTTGCCCAGTTCGCGCCGCCGCTGCTCGGTGAGCTGCGGGAACACGACGCGGATGACGATGCCGTCGGTGGTCGGGTTGACGCCCAGGTCCGAGTCCCGGATCGCCTTCTCGACGGCGTGCAGCTGGCTGGAGTCGTACGGCTTGATGACCGCCATCCGCGCCTCCGGGATGTTGATCGCCGCCATCTGGGTGATCGGCGTCGGCGCGCCGTAGTAGTCGACCTGGATGCGGCCGAACATATTGGGGTTGGCCCGGCCGGTGCGGAGCGTGGCCAGGTCGTCCTTGGCCACGCTCACCGCCTTCTCCATCTTCTCTTCGGCGTCGAAGAGTTCCTCGTCGATCATTCGCCGTGCCCTTCCCGCTGCGTCCGGTTCTCCTGGCGAGGGGGTGTGTACACCAGGGTGCCGATGGTTGCCCCACGCACAGCTTTACCGATATTGCCGTCGGTCAGCAGGTTGAACACGATGATCGGCATGTCGTTGTCCATGCAGAGGCTGAAAGCGGTCGCGTCGGCGACCTGCAGGCCCTTTTCCAGCACCTCGCGGTGCGTGATCTCGTGGAACATGGTCGCGTCCGGGAACCGGCGCGGATCCATGTCGTAGACGCCGTCGACGGCCTTGGCCATCAGCACCGCCTCGGCGCCGATCTCCAGCGCCCGCTGGGCGGCGGTGGTGTCGGTGGAGAAGTAGGGCATGCCCACTCCGGCCCCGAAGATGACCACCCGACCCTTTTCCAGGTGCCGTTCGGCCCGCCGCGGGATGTAGGGCTCGGCGACCTGCCCCATGGTGATGGCGGTCTGCACCCGGGTGTCCAGGTGGTGCTCGCGCTCCAGGAAGTCCTGCAGCGCGAGGCAGTTCATCACCGTGCCGAGCATGCCCATGTAGTCGGCGCGAGCCCGGTCCATCCCGCGTTCGTGCAGCTGGGCGCCCCGGAAGAAGTTGCCGCCGCCGATGACGACGGCCACCTGGATGCCCTCGGCGACGACCTCGGCGATCTGTTCGGCCACGGTGGAGACGACGTCGGGGTCGACCCCGACGTCGCCGCCGCCGAACATCTCGCCGCCCAGCTTGAGCACGACCCGACGGAACGGGCGCCGCGGCTGCACCTGCGGCATCAGGCGGTGCCGACCTCGAAGCGGGTGAACGCGGTCACCGTGACCCCGGCCGCGGACAGCAGCGCTCCGACGGTCTTCTTGGAGTCCAGCACGGACGCCTGCTCGGTGAGCACGGCCTCCTTGAAGAAGCCGTTGACCCGACCCTCGACGATCTTGGGCAGGGCCGCCTCCGGCTTGCCCTCCTCGCGGGCGGTGGCCTCGGCGATGCGCCGCTCGCTGTCGATCACGTCGGCCGGGATGGCGTCGCGGGAGACGTAGCGGGCCTTGAGCGAGGCGATCTGCATCGCGGCACCCCGGGCGGCCTCCGCGGCCTCCTCCGACGAGCCTTCGTAGGCGACCAGCACGCCGATGGCCGGCGGCAGGTCGGCCGACCGCTTGTGCAGGTAGACGGTGGTGGCGCCGTCGTACTTGACGACGCGGCGCAGCTCGACCTTCTCGCCCATCTTGGCCGAGAGCGCGTTGATCTCGTCCTCGACCGTGCCGGTGCCCAGCGCGGCGGCCAGGACGGCGTCGACGGTGATGCCGGCGTCCAGGGTGGCGGCGACGTTGACGATCCGCTCCCCCAGGTCCTGGAACTCGGCGTTCTTGGCGACGAAGTCGGTCTCGCAGTCGAGCTCGATCAGCGCGCCGCCGACCGCGGCCACCAGGCCGTTGGCCGTCGTGCGCTCGGCCCGCTTGCCGATGTCCTTCGCACCCTTGATGCGCAGGAATTCGACAGCCTTGTCGAAGTCGCCGTCGGACTCCTCCAGAGCCTTCTTGCAGTCCATCATGCCGGCGCCGGTGAGCTCCCGGAGCCGCTTGACATCAGCCGCGCTGATAGCCATGTCGGCGGTGTTCCTTGTCTGTGCTGGTCGCGAGGTACTGGTCGCGACGGGATGTACTCGAATGCGTCGAGGGACGGGGACGGGTCGGGCCCGGGCGCGGACGATGAGGGTCCGCGCCCCGGCCCGGCTCGATCAGGCTTCGGCGGTCGCCGGCTCGTCGGCCGGGGCGGCCTCGACGGTCGGCGCGGCCTCGGCGGCCGGCGCAACCTCAGCGGCCGGCACAGCCTCGGGGGCGGCGGCGTCAGCGGTGGTGGCGACCGGCTGCTCACTGGCAGCCAGCAGCTCGCGCTCCCACTCGGCCAGCGGCTCCTCCTGGGTGCCACCGGCGGCGCCACCGCTGCGGGCGATCAGACCGGCAGCGACCGCCTCGGCGATCACCTTGGTCAGCAGCGCGGCCGAGCGGATCGCGTCGTCGTTACCCGGGACCGGGTAGTCGACCTCGTCCGGGTCGCAGTTGGTGTCCAGCACCGCGACGACGGGGATGTTGAGCTTGCGCGCCTCGCCGACGGCGATGTGCTCCTTCTTGGTGTCCACGATCCACACGGCCGAGGGGACCTTGGCCATGTCGCGGATGCCGCCCAGGGTCTTGGCCAGCTTGTCCTTCTCGCGGGTGAGCAGCAGCACCTCTTTCTTGGTGCGCCCCTCGAACTCGCCGCTGGTCTCCATGGCCTCGAGATCCTTGAGGCGCTGCAGCCGCTTGTGCACGGTCTGGAAGTTGGTGAGCATGCCACCGAGCCAACGCTGGTTGACGTACGGCATGTTGACCCGGGTCGCCTGCTCGGCGATGGCCTCCTGGGCCTGCCGCTTGGTGCCGACGAACAGGATGGTGCCGCCGTGGGCGACGGTCTCCTTCACGAACTCGAACGCGCGGTCGACGTACTGCAGGGTCTGCTGCAGGTCGATGATGTAGATGCCGTTGCGCTCGGTGAAGATGAACCGCTTCATCTTCGGGTTCCAGCGCCGGGTCTGGTGTCCGAAGTGGACACCAGCGTCCAGCATCTGGCGCATGGTCACGACAGCCATGGGCCGTCCTTCCTGAGGCGGCGTTCGCGCCCGATTCCGGGCACGCGAACGCGGGGTTCGGTTGTCGCCGCGAGTCGGGTGA
This genomic window from Nakamurella multipartita DSM 44233 contains:
- the rpsB gene encoding 30S ribosomal protein S2, with amino-acid sequence MAVVTMRQMLDAGVHFGHQTRRWNPKMKRFIFTERNGIYIIDLQQTLQYVDRAFEFVKETVAHGGTILFVGTKRQAQEAIAEQATRVNMPYVNQRWLGGMLTNFQTVHKRLQRLKDLEAMETSGEFEGRTKKEVLLLTREKDKLAKTLGGIRDMAKVPSAVWIVDTKKEHIAVGEARKLNIPVVAVLDTNCDPDEVDYPVPGNDDAIRSAALLTKVIAEAVAAGLIARSGGAAGGTQEEPLAEWERELLAASEQPVATTADAAAPEAVPAAEVAPAAEAAPTVEAAPADEPATAEA
- a CDS encoding phosphatidate cytidylyltransferase, which gives rise to MAAQSGSRAGRNLPMAIGVGVGLGGIALLSLLTYRITFLIVIAAAVAVSVWELQGTLLRARGLRISWIPVAAGSVATMALAWPYGPAALGIGIAATTLLCMVWRFRLGADGYLADLSASVFVTVYIGLFAGFATLMLVPADGAQRILTFLILVVANDVGGYAAGVLAGKHPMAPTISPKKSWEGFGGSLAACMLAGALCVWLLLGGHWWVGLLLGVAIAVTATVGDLTESLIKRDLGVKDMGTLLPGHGGLMDRMDSLLPSAVVTWALLTVLVPTLA
- a CDS encoding alpha/beta fold hydrolase, with the translated sequence MTPPVVLLHAFPLDSRMFDAIRPAVAARTRLLTPDLRGFGAGPPLGAAAPDLTVLADDVLAELDAAGIDRAIVGGVSMGGYIALNLLRRHPDRIAGLVLADTRSGADDDAARQRRRTAAERADRGEIAAGPDAIAPLVAAGTSDLIRVQLAAIAGAVPAATIAWGQRAMAARPDSTAALAVITVPVLVVVGDQDAVTPPEVARQLAATAPEAELVELAGSGHLTPAEDAVGFADALIGWLSRRF
- the frr gene encoding ribosome recycling factor, which gives rise to MIDEELFDAEEKMEKAVSVAKDDLATLRTGRANPNMFGRIQVDYYGAPTPITQMAAINIPEARMAVIKPYDSSQLHAVEKAIRDSDLGVNPTTDGIVIRVVFPQLTEQRRRELGKTARSKGEDAKVSIRNIRRKCTQVLDKLVKDGEVGEDDVTRAEKELQQITDRYTSQVDEMVKHKEAELLEV
- the pyrH gene encoding UMP kinase translates to MPQVQPRRPFRRVVLKLGGEMFGGGDVGVDPDVVSTVAEQIAEVVAEGIQVAVVIGGGNFFRGAQLHERGMDRARADYMGMLGTVMNCLALQDFLEREHHLDTRVQTAITMGQVAEPYIPRRAERHLEKGRVVIFGAGVGMPYFSTDTTAAQRALEIGAEAVLMAKAVDGVYDMDPRRFPDATMFHEITHREVLEKGLQVADATAFSLCMDNDMPIIVFNLLTDGNIGKAVRGATIGTLVYTPPRQENRTQREGHGE
- the tsf gene encoding translation elongation factor Ts, giving the protein MAISAADVKRLRELTGAGMMDCKKALEESDGDFDKAVEFLRIKGAKDIGKRAERTTANGLVAAVGGALIELDCETDFVAKNAEFQDLGERIVNVAATLDAGITVDAVLAAALGTGTVEDEINALSAKMGEKVELRRVVKYDGATTVYLHKRSADLPPAIGVLVAYEGSSEEAAEAARGAAMQIASLKARYVSRDAIPADVIDSERRIAEATAREEGKPEAALPKIVEGRVNGFFKEAVLTEQASVLDSKKTVGALLSAAGVTVTAFTRFEVGTA